The following coding sequences lie in one Bacteroidota bacterium genomic window:
- a CDS encoding IS630 family transposase yields the protein MERIDFRKLPDPALKEMRRSAIRMLKSGKKQVEVAKMLGCSGRTVHLWWKSYKEEGVSAINPKTRGRKQGEMRRLDKLQEKAIKSMLIDKHPEQLKLPYALWTRHAVAQLIQMQFGILLPIRTVGDYLKRWGFTPQKPVKSSYEQQPEQVKRWLEEVYPAIKEKAKEHEADIMWCDETGFSSEDNRGRGYSPKGVTPVRNVTGKRFSTSMVSAIDNQGKIRWMVYKGAMNIDLFLTFLKRLVRDAPRKVFLIVDNLKVHHSKRVSAWLEENRLLIELYFLPAYSPELNPDEYVNNDVKNKIRSKPAPRSQGELEGYVRSYMRKLYHNKKKVKSFFEHEKVNYAKAC from the coding sequence ATGGAACGAATAGATTTTAGAAAACTACCTGACCCAGCGCTAAAGGAGATGCGCCGGTCAGCCATACGAATGTTGAAAAGTGGCAAAAAACAAGTTGAAGTTGCAAAGATGCTTGGATGCAGTGGCCGGACAGTTCACCTTTGGTGGAAATCCTATAAAGAAGAAGGGGTTTCAGCAATCAATCCTAAGACCAGGGGCAGAAAGCAAGGCGAAATGCGCCGTTTGGACAAGTTGCAAGAGAAAGCCATTAAAAGCATGCTCATTGACAAGCATCCTGAACAGCTTAAGCTGCCTTATGCCTTGTGGACACGCCATGCAGTTGCCCAGCTGATCCAAATGCAATTTGGGATTTTACTACCCATACGCACAGTAGGCGATTACCTCAAGCGATGGGGGTTTACACCCCAGAAGCCTGTTAAAAGTTCGTACGAGCAACAACCTGAACAGGTTAAGAGGTGGCTTGAGGAGGTTTACCCTGCCATAAAGGAAAAGGCAAAAGAACATGAAGCCGACATTATGTGGTGCGACGAAACCGGTTTTTCGAGTGAGGATAACAGGGGCAGGGGGTATTCGCCCAAAGGGGTAACACCTGTGAGAAATGTAACGGGCAAACGCTTTAGTACCAGTATGGTTTCGGCCATTGACAACCAAGGCAAGATACGTTGGATGGTCTATAAAGGGGCAATGAACATAGACCTTTTCCTCACTTTTTTGAAACGGCTTGTGCGCGATGCGCCCCGTAAGGTTTTCCTGATTGTGGATAATTTGAAAGTACATCATTCTAAACGGGTTTCAGCCTGGTTGGAAGAAAACAGGCTGCTTATAGAGCTGTACTTCTTGCCAGCTTACAGCCCCGAACTGAACCCTGATGAATATGTGAACAATGATGTGAAGAACAAGATAAGGAGCAAGCCTGCACCACGTAGCCAGGGTGAACTTGAAGGCTATGTGAGGTCATACATGCGAAAGCTTTACCACAACAAGAAGAAAGTCAAAAGCTTTTTTGAGCACGAAAAAGTAAACTACGCTAAAGCCTGTTAA
- a CDS encoding outer membrane beta-barrel protein — MKARLLLLAVALLMWNVASFAQFEKGQKDLNIGLGLGARFAAGSVTMPPVSVSFEVGINDNISVGGYAGYTSSVQDFSALNYKWKYSYIIIGAKGAYHYPLVDNIDTYGGIMLGYNIANVSLEGSVNLPTPSAGGLTYSGYVGGRYHFGEKFGVFGELGYGISWITAGLTLKL, encoded by the coding sequence ATGAAAGCAAGATTATTACTTCTGGCAGTAGCCCTCTTGATGTGGAATGTAGCATCATTTGCCCAGTTTGAAAAAGGACAGAAAGACCTGAATATTGGACTTGGCCTGGGTGCCCGTTTTGCGGCGGGCAGTGTGACTATGCCACCGGTTTCGGTAAGTTTTGAGGTAGGCATCAACGACAACATTTCAGTTGGAGGATATGCCGGCTACACCTCATCGGTGCAGGATTTTTCGGCACTGAACTACAAATGGAAATACAGCTATATTATCATTGGTGCAAAGGGCGCTTACCATTATCCATTGGTTGACAATATCGACACTTATGGTGGCATAATGTTAGGTTACAACATCGCAAATGTAAGTCTTGAAGGCTCAGTCAATCTCCCCACTCCATCCGCCGGAGGTTTGACTTATTCAGGATATGTAGGCGGCCGTTATCACTTCGGAGAAAAGTTTGGGGTGTTTGGCGAACTGGGCTATGGCATCTCCTGGATTACAGCGGGCTTGACCTTAAAACTATGA